The stretch of DNA CTGATTGGCACTGGGACAGCCAGGCTGGATAATTGTTCAAATCGTCCCCACAAGAGGATGCCTTAGCTCCCCATTGATCGATATCCTATTACTGACTCCTGCATATCTCCTTCCCGCAGCTTGCAGGTACCAACTTCAAACCTCTTTCCCCCTGCCTGATCCTAATATTGTTCGATTAAAACTTACCTTTAATAGATGACATCTATCGATCCGCCCCTCACAAATCTGAAACTCTATTAGCACGGCTGGGAAGAGCAgatggaaagggggaggggatttttgtctctttaaaggggGCTTTAATAACTTATTTAATTGGCTAGAGATCCATACCGCCGCACACAAACGAGTTTCGCACAGCTTGCAGCACATAAAGGGTTTCACATATCAGACGGCCAGTTTTTTCTTAAAGGGCaaatgatcatttttaaaaataaaatctgatttaaaaaaaaatgttttaggagGGAGGAAACAATCCCAAATTGGCTCCCGTTTTAAAGGGGGACCGGAAAGAAGAGCCCGCTTCAATTGCTCAGTCTGGGGgacggggggaaaggggggaagtgTCTTTTGCAAGCTGAGTTTAATAAACAAATGAGGAATTGACATCAGCCGGCAGCAGGCGCCTGCCCCAGCCGCGCGTGTCCCCGGTGACACAGATGCGTGCGGAGAGCAGCTGGCGGGAGGCGAGCGCTGGCGCAGGTCAGGTTGGATCAGCGGCAGGCGCAGGGATGTGGCAGGGGAAGGGCTCGTTCTGTCACTCTGATCAGCCCCCTTCTCTCCCTTAGATGCCAACTCCAAGGGAGAGAGCGAGGCCGCGTCCACCCTGGAGGGCTCCGCGTGCGAGGGGGAGGAGCCGGCCCCGGGACCTGACCGGAGCCAGCCCGCAGCAGCCCCCCCGCGCTTGCACGACTTCCCCGGCTCGCCCGATCCGGAGGAGAGAGACGACCCCGGCTCCCCGCCAGCCTCCAAGCGGCGCCGCGCCGCGCCGAGCTGCGCCAAGCCCCGGCGGGCCCGGACGGCCTTTACGTACGAGCAGCTGGTGGCCCTGGAGAACAAGTTCAGGGCCACCCGCTACCTGTCGGTGTGCGAGCGCCTCAACCTGGCCCTGTCGCTCAGCCTGACCGAGACCCAGGTCAAAATCTGGTTCCAGAACAGACGGACCAagtggaagaagcagaaccccggGGCGGACGGGGCGGGGCAGCCGGCAGCCAGCGCCGCGGTGCCCCAGTGCGGAGCAGGCGGCGGCAGCCCCAGCCCGCCGGGCCCTAGCGCCCTGGCCTTCCAGACTTTCCCCTCCTACCCCTCCGCCAATGTCCTCTTCCCAgcggctgctcccctgcccctggcCGCGGCGCCCTTCCTCGGCCCGGCCTACCTGGCCCCCTTCTACACCCCGCACCTCTAAAGAGCCCGCCCGACCAGTTCCAGCCTTTCCCACCCTGGGGGCAGCCCGCGGGGGCTCCGCCCGTGGGTGTGTCTCGCTGCCCCTCCGCCAAGTGCGTTCACAACCCCCGCACTCCCCTCCCGGGGGGATCGCAGCCCCTCAGGCGGCCCCCGCCGCCCTGCCCACGTGAACACCGGCCACAGGACCGCAGGAGAAACAGACAGCGCCTTTGCCATCTGCAGGGAGCGCCCCTCCCGCCccgtctccccctctcccacggCTGGAGGGAATGGCAGAGGGGCGCAGGGTGACTTGCAGGGCACACGcgctctggtggtggtggtggtggaggctTCCAGTTCAGACAGCAGCGGTCCCGTGTTTGCTGTCTCTGTGACCGACCGGAGCGTGCAGTCCGGTCAGAACCGAGGACCTGGCTGAGACTGCTCGGATGCAACATGGAGTTTGGAAACTGGAGAACTTTAATAAAACGTGCATTGCACTACGCTCAGGTTTGACATCTTCCCACGTGTTTGGTATTTTAAGGCATCCTTCCCCGGCATAGTTTACGCCGGATCTTGGCCCCATCGCGACGAATGGGAGTTTCCGTGGGAGCCAGGGTCGGGCTCCTCCAGTTAATCCCTTTAAATTGATGGATATCTATGAGCAGAGCAGCCGCGCTTCTGTAAAGGCATATTTGAGTTCAAGTGTAGTTTGTGGCATGTAATGATGATTTCTTAGATTATACTTCACAATCCTGCTGCGCTATATCTTTGGATGAACAAAAGTAAAGGTCCTGATATACATAGATAAACGACTGTGACAAACCAAACAGGTGGAACATTCAGACATTATGTGGTCCAaatatttatacatacatataaatgTATATCATTTTATACGTTTTTCCTCATTAGGCTGCAGAGTTCAAGTGTACATTTCTGATGGTTGCATGGTAATTTAAAGTGTaggaagttgatttttttttgagtCTTTACCGAGGCATGTTTtcgtgggggggaaaaaaaagtaaccACTGGATTTTATTGGCATATTTGAGATGTAATCATAGGCCTAGGAGATGGAAAAGATAACCCTCTCTACATTTACTGTACCTAACACTAATTCTCCCAAGTTTCTCTCCTGAAGTTTccttttaaaacatttctctttGTCATTTGGTTTGGCAGGGCATCCCTCATAACCTGAAAACTCAGAAACTCTGAGACTAGTTACTGTTGCTTTTATATGAATGATGCGGATAAGAACAAAAGATGCCCCTAAGCCCTGCTTTTATCTCTGGAGATCAGTTACCTGTTTCAGGT from Eretmochelys imbricata isolate rEreImb1 chromosome 7, rEreImb1.hap1, whole genome shotgun sequence encodes:
- the NKX1-2 gene encoding NK1 transcription factor-related protein 2; this translates as MLECQDSGAKVAPIHHKISFSILDILDPQKFTRKSNPAAQSRGSISHSGEPEKSFGGVEVEKDPANQRSSRDTLEAYDANSKGESEAASTLEGSACEGEEPAPGPDRSQPAAAPPRLHDFPGSPDPEERDDPGSPPASKRRRAAPSCAKPRRARTAFTYEQLVALENKFRATRYLSVCERLNLALSLSLTETQVKIWFQNRRTKWKKQNPGADGAGQPAASAAVPQCGAGGGSPSPPGPSALAFQTFPSYPSANVLFPAAAPLPLAAAPFLGPAYLAPFYTPHL